The following proteins are co-located in the Rippkaea orientalis PCC 8801 genome:
- a CDS encoding transglycosylase SLT domain-containing protein, whose amino-acid sequence MLKPLKNKSSLLVGSGLLGLALIGTIPLAPKAIDWMEQRQQAQIEKALQEDSNKPSVVLTLAEIPSEQRRQKLEEIAASDTLSLERSRARYLLAVDLLKKYEGGPALRQLEGLENEYPVLAPLILLKRGRGYELTNEKAKAQETWQELVKTYPESLIAAEALVKLGQSDPSHWDEAIAKFPQHPGTQEIIRERLTKNPQQPELLLLLAKYDKNNPATNPMRDRLVKDYASQLTPEDWQAIADGYWAVEDYYKAALAYQKAPSTAQNLYRIGRGQQLQPNGNNKATVQAAYQKLLVAFPQAPEAALALQRLAQLSQPETAISYLDQLINKFPEQAGDALVKKAELLDKLNRQGEATKIRQTLLSKYAKSDATAEYRWLIAQKAAERGDALKAWTWAQPIVVNNPESPLAPKAGFWVGKWAQQLGRLEEAETAFEYVVTRHPQSYYAWRSAVQLGWNVGNFNTIRQTLPQVAKPTTRSLPPAGSAMFQELYRLGQDREAITLFQAEMSDRAELDVNESFTDALLKLVQGKNLVGINQVWDLKKKEELESQEQWQKLRETPEYWHALFPFPFYQTIMDWSQKRQLNPLLVTSLIRQESRFEPEIASPVGAKGLMQVMPATGEWVANKIQLKNYSLSNPNDNVNLGTWYLNHTHDTYSNNSLLAVASYNAGPGNVSKWVKRYQTSDPDVFVEKIPFKETKGYVESVFGNYWNYLRIYNPDIAQLLAQKNQQTPK is encoded by the coding sequence ATGCTGAAGCCACTCAAAAACAAAAGCTCTCTCCTAGTCGGTTCAGGACTGCTAGGACTCGCATTGATTGGGACAATTCCCCTTGCTCCCAAAGCGATAGACTGGATGGAGCAAAGGCAACAAGCTCAAATTGAAAAGGCATTGCAAGAAGACAGCAATAAACCCTCGGTGGTGCTAACTTTAGCGGAAATTCCCTCAGAACAAAGACGGCAAAAACTCGAAGAGATAGCTGCCTCTGATACTCTATCTTTAGAACGGAGTCGTGCTCGCTATTTATTAGCAGTGGATTTGCTCAAAAAATACGAGGGAGGCCCCGCTTTACGACAACTTGAAGGACTAGAAAACGAATATCCTGTATTAGCCCCTCTGATTCTTCTCAAACGAGGGCGAGGCTATGAATTAACCAATGAGAAAGCTAAAGCTCAAGAAACTTGGCAAGAATTGGTGAAAACCTATCCTGAGTCCTTAATTGCGGCTGAAGCTTTAGTTAAACTAGGACAATCTGATCCTAGTCATTGGGATGAAGCGATCGCTAAATTTCCTCAACATCCGGGTACTCAAGAGATTATTAGGGAACGTCTTACGAAAAATCCACAACAGCCTGAGTTATTACTGTTGTTGGCAAAGTATGACAAAAATAACCCTGCTACCAATCCAATGCGCGATCGCTTGGTTAAAGATTACGCCAGTCAGTTAACGCCTGAAGATTGGCAAGCGATCGCGGACGGTTATTGGGCAGTAGAAGATTATTATAAAGCCGCCCTAGCCTATCAAAAAGCTCCTAGTACGGCACAAAACCTTTACCGCATCGGCAGAGGGCAACAGCTTCAACCCAACGGCAACAATAAAGCTACGGTGCAAGCAGCCTATCAAAAACTATTGGTAGCCTTTCCCCAAGCACCAGAAGCGGCTTTAGCCTTGCAGCGACTCGCCCAATTATCTCAACCGGAAACTGCCATTAGCTACCTCGATCAACTGATCAATAAATTCCCTGAGCAAGCGGGGGATGCGCTGGTGAAAAAGGCTGAATTACTTGATAAATTGAACCGACAAGGGGAAGCAACGAAAATTCGCCAAACTTTATTGTCTAAATATGCTAAATCCGATGCGACGGCTGAATATCGTTGGTTGATTGCTCAAAAAGCGGCTGAACGGGGGGATGCTCTAAAAGCTTGGACGTGGGCACAACCGATTGTTGTTAATAACCCAGAGAGTCCTTTAGCTCCGAAAGCAGGGTTTTGGGTGGGGAAATGGGCGCAACAGCTAGGACGACTCGAAGAAGCAGAAACAGCTTTTGAGTATGTGGTGACTCGTCATCCCCAATCTTATTATGCTTGGCGATCGGCAGTACAATTAGGCTGGAATGTAGGGAATTTTAATACGATCCGTCAAACCTTACCCCAAGTGGCGAAACCGACTACCCGTTCGCTACCACCGGCCGGTTCAGCTATGTTTCAGGAACTGTATCGTTTAGGACAAGATAGGGAAGCAATTACATTATTTCAAGCTGAAATGAGCGATCGCGCTGAACTTGATGTTAATGAGTCCTTTACCGATGCGTTATTGAAATTGGTACAAGGGAAAAATCTGGTGGGAATTAATCAAGTTTGGGATCTCAAGAAAAAAGAAGAACTTGAGTCACAAGAACAGTGGCAAAAACTCAGAGAAACGCCCGAATATTGGCACGCTTTATTCCCGTTTCCTTTCTATCAAACGATCATGGATTGGTCACAAAAACGACAATTAAATCCTTTATTAGTTACGTCTTTGATTCGTCAAGAATCGCGTTTTGAACCAGAAATTGCTTCTCCAGTGGGTGCTAAGGGATTAATGCAGGTGATGCCAGCAACTGGGGAGTGGGTAGCTAACAAAATTCAACTGAAAAATTATTCTTTAAGTAATCCTAATGATAATGTGAATTTGGGAACGTGGTATTTGAATCATACCCATGATACCTACAGTAATAATTCTTTATTAGCGGTTGCTAGTTATAATGCCGGTCCAGGAAATGTATCTAAATGGGTTAAACGATATCAAACGAGTGATCCTGATGTTTTTGTTGAGAAAATCCCTTTTAAAGAAACGAAAGGATATGTAGAATCTGTGTTTGGTAATTATTGGAATTATCTACGGATTTATAACCCGGATATTGCCCAATTATTAGCGCAAAAGAATCAGCAAACGCCAAAGTAA
- a CDS encoding ATP-dependent zinc protease, whose amino-acid sequence MEKSKKHSSTKHELLIIGWRERLVLPKLGISGIKAKIDTGARSSALHAFDIKVFTRDTHEMVRFKVHPYQRNTKETVIAEAELLEHRTVRSSTGHHQVRPVIETIVELGGQQWTIELTLTNRDVMGFRMLLGRQAVRQRFLVDSGQSFVQSKN is encoded by the coding sequence GTGGAAAAATCGAAAAAACATTCCTCTACCAAACACGAACTATTAATTATTGGTTGGCGAGAACGGCTTGTTTTACCTAAGTTGGGAATTTCGGGAATTAAAGCTAAAATTGATACAGGAGCCCGTTCATCTGCGCTTCATGCCTTTGATATCAAGGTTTTTACCCGTGATACTCACGAAATGGTTAGGTTTAAGGTACATCCCTATCAACGTAATACCAAAGAAACCGTCATTGCAGAAGCAGAACTCCTCGAACATCGAACCGTTCGTAGTTCTACGGGACATCATCAAGTTCGGCCAGTGATTGAAACGATTGTGGAATTGGGGGGACAACAGTGGACAATTGAATTAACTTTAACCAATCGGGATGTCATGGGTTTCCGAATGTTACTCGGTCGCCAAGCGGTACGTCAACGTTTTTTAGTAGACTCTGGTCAGTCTTTTGTCCAAAGTAAAAATTGA
- a CDS encoding DNA-3-methyladenine glycosylase family protein produces MSCPSYWVEAKEYLADKDKILAYLISLYPDETIINYHNPFYTLVKAIIGQQISVNAANAISKRLESLLGTISIETYLAMDSEALRQCGLSRPKISYITNIAQAFEQGILTPQIWPMMSDQEVISQLISIKGIGLWTAQMFLIFHLHRSDILPLADLGLINAIQRHYGQSQRLTKGEIQELSQVWKPYRTVATWYLWRSLDPIPVQY; encoded by the coding sequence ATGAGTTGTCCTTCTTATTGGGTTGAAGCTAAGGAATATTTAGCCGATAAAGATAAAATTTTAGCCTATTTAATCAGTTTATATCCTGATGAAACTATCATCAATTATCATAATCCTTTTTATACCCTGGTTAAAGCAATTATTGGTCAGCAAATTTCTGTCAATGCTGCGAATGCGATTAGCAAAAGACTCGAATCTCTATTGGGAACCATCTCCATAGAAACTTATTTAGCAATGGATTCGGAAGCGTTACGTCAGTGTGGACTGTCTCGCCCCAAAATCAGTTATATTACCAATATTGCCCAAGCTTTTGAACAGGGTATTTTAACCCCTCAAATTTGGCCAATGATGAGTGATCAAGAGGTAATTTCTCAGTTAATTTCTATTAAGGGGATTGGATTGTGGACAGCACAAATGTTTTTAATTTTTCATCTACATCGAAGTGATATTTTGCCCTTGGCTGATTTAGGGTTAATTAATGCGATTCAACGTCACTATGGACAATCTCAACGGCTAACGAAAGGGGAAATTCAAGAACTTTCTCAAGTCTGGAAACCTTATCGAACGGTAGCAACTTGGTATCTTTGGCGTAGTCTTGACCCTATTCCTGTACAATATTGA
- a CDS encoding lysophospholipid acyltransferase family protein encodes MNQSTTSNSIESSINPWLIRLVYPLGCSLIMPLFFGRITISGQENIPTTGPVIVAPTHRSRWDALIVPQAVGRLVSGRDLRFMVMSTEMTGLQGWLIRRLGGFPIDVKRPGLDSLEHSVSILKQGEMLVIFPEGGIFRDNHVHPLKRGVARIALEVVSQQPNSGIKILPVSVQYTQPYPAWGTDVIVNIGQPIDVAKYNPQRMKSSSEALTNDLEAKLKDLYQGQKALNLAEFVGS; translated from the coding sequence ATGAATCAATCTACAACCTCCAATTCCATTGAATCATCCATTAATCCCTGGTTAATTCGGTTAGTCTATCCCCTAGGCTGCTCGTTGATTATGCCGCTATTTTTTGGTCGTATTACCATCAGTGGACAAGAAAATATTCCTACCACAGGGCCAGTTATTGTTGCACCCACGCATCGTTCTCGGTGGGATGCCTTAATTGTTCCTCAAGCAGTCGGTAGATTGGTCAGTGGACGAGATTTACGGTTTATGGTCATGTCAACGGAAATGACTGGACTGCAAGGCTGGTTAATTCGCCGTTTAGGTGGATTTCCCATCGATGTTAAGCGTCCAGGGTTAGACAGCCTAGAACATAGCGTTAGCATTCTCAAACAAGGGGAAATGCTGGTTATTTTTCCAGAAGGGGGAATTTTTCGGGATAACCACGTTCATCCTCTTAAACGAGGAGTTGCTCGTATTGCGTTGGAAGTGGTTTCCCAACAGCCTAATTCTGGCATCAAAATTCTTCCTGTAAGCGTTCAATATACCCAACCCTATCCCGCTTGGGGAACCGATGTTATCGTCAATATTGGTCAACCCATTGATGTTGCCAAATATAACCCTCAACGTATGAAAAGTAGTTCTGAAGCGTTAACCAATGATTTAGAAGCGAAACTTAAAGACTTATACCAAGGCCAAAAAGCTCTAAACTTAGCAGAATTTGTAGGCTCATAA
- a CDS encoding lysylphosphatidylglycerol synthase transmembrane domain-containing protein, which translates to MKPIISLIKPYLRWFIFATTLVFIVKIFKDNWQNITEVHLTINGWLWLILSLFMTLIAHIWSAWVWTWILQTFQQNFSHLWGIRVYLITNIAKYLPGNVGHFYGRVSAISQQGSSLSVASFIVLLEPLLMAASALLIALFSHLIGLIETASNPWLLTLQILSLVIVLLGLHPFILNQIILTSNKFNKTDKKASVSLEKYPSLLLLGEIGFILLRGLGFLGTWVAFMPITIYQIPQLLSAFSFAWLLGLIIPGAPGGIGVFEATMITLLKTSNFPLSILLSTIAIFRVISIIAELLGAGLGLLLKNRE; encoded by the coding sequence ATGAAGCCGATTATCTCATTAATCAAACCTTATTTGAGATGGTTTATCTTCGCAACTACCTTGGTTTTTATCGTAAAAATTTTTAAGGACAACTGGCAAAATATCACAGAAGTTCATCTAACTATTAACGGATGGTTATGGTTAATCCTAAGTTTATTCATGACCTTAATTGCTCATATTTGGTCAGCGTGGGTTTGGACTTGGATACTCCAAACCTTTCAACAAAATTTTAGTCATCTTTGGGGAATAAGGGTGTATTTAATCACGAATATTGCCAAATATTTACCAGGAAATGTTGGTCATTTTTATGGCAGAGTTTCCGCGATTTCTCAACAGGGAAGTTCTTTAAGTGTTGCTAGTTTTATCGTATTACTAGAACCTTTATTAATGGCAGCATCAGCCTTGTTAATTGCTTTATTTAGTCATTTAATTGGCTTAATTGAGACCGCCTCTAACCCCTGGTTATTAACCTTACAAATTTTAAGTTTAGTAATCGTTTTATTAGGACTTCATCCGTTCATTTTAAATCAAATCATTTTAACTTCTAATAAATTCAACAAAACCGACAAAAAAGCATCAGTTTCTTTAGAGAAATATCCCAGTTTGCTTTTATTAGGAGAAATAGGATTTATTCTATTAAGAGGACTTGGTTTTCTTGGCACTTGGGTGGCCTTTATGCCAATCACAATTTATCAAATTCCTCAATTACTCAGTGCTTTTAGTTTTGCTTGGCTACTCGGATTAATTATCCCAGGAGCCCCTGGAGGAATAGGAGTCTTTGAAGCTACCATGATTACCTTACTCAAAACCTCAAATTTTCCCCTCAGTATTCTTCTGAGTACTATTGCCATTTTTCGGGTGATAAGTATTATCGCTGAACTCCTAGGTGCTGGACTAGGATTATTATTGAAAAATAGAGAATAG
- the larC gene encoding nickel pincer cofactor biosynthesis protein LarC produces MTKIAYLECPSGIAGDMCLGSLVDSGVPLEYLIEQLKKLEIQDEYRLWSEKVYRQGQLATKVHVELVEHDPSNHPSQNTHHHHHHHTRHLPEIESMIKGANLPPQSREWSLAVFRQLAIAEGAVHGIEPEKVHFHEVGAIDAIIDIVGTCLGLDWLGIEALYCSEMPTGGGTVWAAHGRLPVPVPAVIKLWESRQVPVYSNNINKELVTPTGAAIAVTLAKHFGSPPAMKVQKIGLGAGSNELPIPNILRLWIGESNNPDQVQQLSEKIAVLETQIDDLNPQVIGYVFEALLAAGALDVFTQAIGMKKSRPGILLTVICTPEKVADCQNIIFKETTTLGIRHRIQNRSILQREIQQITTDYGVARVKIASQGIGDNKTILNVQAEYEDCVELALKSNQPLQIIQQIVLNTWYHQNCLKI; encoded by the coding sequence ATGACCAAAATAGCCTATTTAGAATGCCCAAGCGGAATAGCTGGCGATATGTGTTTAGGGTCTTTAGTCGATAGTGGAGTCCCTCTAGAATACCTCATTGAACAACTCAAAAAGTTAGAGATACAAGACGAATATCGTCTTTGGTCAGAAAAAGTTTACCGCCAAGGACAATTAGCTACTAAAGTTCATGTTGAATTAGTGGAACATGATCCCTCAAATCATCCTTCTCAAAATACTCACCATCACCATCATCATCATACCCGTCATTTACCCGAAATTGAATCGATGATTAAAGGGGCGAATCTGCCCCCCCAGTCGAGGGAATGGAGTTTAGCTGTATTTCGTCAATTAGCCATTGCAGAAGGGGCTGTACATGGGATAGAACCGGAAAAAGTCCATTTTCATGAGGTAGGGGCAATCGATGCCATTATAGACATTGTAGGCACTTGTTTAGGGCTAGATTGGTTGGGGATTGAAGCCTTATACTGTTCTGAGATGCCAACGGGGGGGGGTACTGTATGGGCGGCACACGGACGTTTACCCGTTCCGGTTCCGGCGGTGATAAAATTGTGGGAATCCCGTCAAGTTCCTGTTTATAGTAATAATATTAACAAAGAATTAGTGACACCAACCGGGGCTGCGATCGCAGTTACTTTAGCCAAACATTTTGGTTCTCCTCCTGCCATGAAAGTACAAAAAATTGGCTTAGGGGCAGGGTCAAATGAGTTACCCATTCCTAATATTTTAAGATTATGGATTGGGGAATCAAATAACCCTGATCAAGTACAACAACTATCGGAAAAAATTGCTGTATTAGAAACCCAAATAGATGATCTAAATCCACAAGTTATTGGCTATGTTTTTGAAGCCTTATTAGCTGCGGGTGCTTTAGATGTTTTTACTCAAGCAATTGGGATGAAAAAATCTCGACCAGGAATTTTATTAACGGTGATTTGTACTCCGGAAAAAGTAGCAGACTGTCAGAATATTATCTTTAAAGAAACAACCACATTAGGGATACGTCATCGCATTCAAAATCGCTCAATTTTACAGCGAGAAATTCAACAAATTACAACAGATTATGGTGTTGCTAGAGTTAAAATTGCTAGTCAAGGAATAGGAGATAATAAGACAATTCTGAACGTTCAAGCGGAATACGAAGATTGTGTTGAATTGGCTCTAAAATCTAACCAGCCTTTACAGATTATCCAGCAGATAGTTTTGAATACTTGGTATCATCAAAATTGCCTAAAAATATGA
- a CDS encoding L-threonylcarbamoyladenylate synthase translates to MAKLYTLHPDNPQFRSIEEITTELQKGAVMLYPTDTVYAIGCDLNNKAAVQRVRQLKQLSNDKPLTFLCSSLSNIADYALVSDEAYRIMKRVIPGPYTFLLPATKLVPKLVMSPKRKTTGIRVPNHSICQMILQNLGNPIVSSSAHLPDEDGEFPTLELEKAKLFDRLDHQVDLIIDNGLEPGFEVSTILDMTSEEPAVIRQGLGWDELQNWLNITV, encoded by the coding sequence ATGGCTAAACTTTACACTCTCCATCCCGATAATCCGCAATTTCGTAGTATTGAAGAAATTACTACGGAACTTCAAAAAGGGGCAGTTATGTTGTACCCTACGGATACAGTCTATGCTATCGGTTGCGATCTGAATAATAAAGCCGCCGTGCAACGGGTGAGGCAATTAAAGCAATTATCCAATGATAAACCCTTAACCTTTCTTTGTTCTTCTCTCTCTAATATTGCTGATTATGCCCTAGTTTCTGATGAAGCTTACCGCATCATGAAGCGGGTTATTCCTGGACCCTATACGTTTTTACTTCCTGCCACTAAGTTAGTTCCTAAATTAGTCATGAGTCCTAAACGCAAAACCACGGGTATTCGGGTTCCTAATCATTCTATCTGTCAAATGATTTTGCAAAATTTAGGGAATCCTATCGTCTCTAGTTCTGCCCATTTACCCGATGAAGATGGTGAATTTCCTACCCTAGAATTAGAGAAGGCTAAACTATTTGATCGCTTAGATCATCAGGTTGATTTGATTATTGATAATGGATTAGAACCGGGGTTTGAAGTGTCTACTATTTTAGATATGACTTCAGAGGAACCTGCCGTTATTCGACAAGGACTAGGGTGGGATGAGTTACAAAATTGGCTAAATATTACTGTTTAG
- the rfbC gene encoding dTDP-4-dehydrorhamnose 3,5-epimerase yields the protein MKVIPTKIPDVMIIEPNVFGDDRGFFYESFNAKKFAEETGVNPNFVQDNHSKSGKNVLRGLHYQIQQTQGKLVRVVVGEVLDIAVDIRKSSPSFGQWVGCILNTENKRQFWVPEGFAHGFVVLSDVAEFLYKTTDYYAPQYERSILWNDPDINIDWQITDQPILSKKDQLASRLKDAEVFE from the coding sequence ATGAAGGTTATTCCAACAAAAATTCCTGATGTAATGATCATTGAACCCAATGTATTTGGAGATGATCGGGGCTTTTTTTATGAAAGCTTTAATGCTAAAAAGTTTGCTGAAGAAACAGGTGTTAATCCTAATTTTGTTCAAGATAATCATTCTAAGTCAGGTAAAAATGTCTTACGAGGACTTCATTATCAAATTCAACAAACCCAAGGCAAATTAGTTCGGGTTGTGGTCGGAGAAGTGTTAGATATTGCTGTTGATATTCGTAAAAGTTCTCCTAGTTTTGGTCAATGGGTTGGCTGTATTTTAAATACAGAAAATAAGCGTCAATTTTGGGTTCCTGAAGGATTTGCCCACGGGTTTGTTGTCTTATCAGATGTCGCAGAATTTTTGTATAAAACAACGGATTATTATGCCCCACAGTACGAAAGAAGTATTCTTTGGAATGATCCAGATATTAACATTGACTGGCAAATAACTGATCAACCTATCTTATCAAAAAAAGATCAATTAGCAAGTCGGTTAAAAGACGCAGAAGTATTTGAGTGA
- a CDS encoding metal-binding protein — protein sequence MPSGRTHDRITFWGLPPLMGLTYLLSGKIDLTLILVGSYLFSGLMFGPDLDIHSVQYNRWGIIRGIWLPYRFLLKHRSFFSHGFVIGTLLRLLYLGSILTLVAILGVAIAQLIWGFDWNWQQFTHRLMELIMTEYLQEAIAFTIGLELGAMSHAISDYLGSAWKRYQKKKPTSNHRKRKTPRRSRK from the coding sequence ATGCCGTCTGGTCGCACCCACGATCGCATCACTTTCTGGGGTTTACCCCCTCTGATGGGACTCACTTACCTCCTTAGCGGGAAGATAGACCTTACCTTGATTCTCGTAGGGTCCTATCTATTTAGCGGGTTGATGTTTGGACCGGATCTCGATATCCACTCGGTACAATATAACCGATGGGGAATTATCCGTGGAATTTGGCTTCCCTATCGGTTTTTGCTGAAACATCGCTCTTTTTTCTCCCATGGCTTTGTTATTGGAACTCTCTTGCGTCTGTTGTATCTTGGGAGTATTCTTACCCTAGTCGCTATTTTGGGAGTAGCGATCGCCCAATTGATCTGGGGGTTTGATTGGAATTGGCAGCAATTCACCCATAGGCTAATGGAGTTAATCATGACTGAATATCTCCAAGAAGCGATCGCTTTCACCATTGGGTTAGAATTAGGGGCAATGAGTCATGCGATTAGCGATTATCTGGGTTCCGCTTGGAAACGGTATCAGAAAAAAAAACCAACTAGCAACCACCGCAAGAGAAAAACCCCCCGAAGAAGTCGCAAGTAA
- a CDS encoding helicase HerA domain-containing protein, whose amino-acid sequence MIEQPLGSVIEGSLSQGLAVRLHPDISVEQMRVGKFLVVQGVRSRFFCLLTDVSLGTANPRILANPPSFEDSFMRDVLAGSGTYGKVELAPMLMFTPIEGEEKKESNNNNGDSSLGSFQAQSSADLELLPVKTIPAHFSQVYEASEEDFRCVFGWEDDPTRRNFVIGKPLDMDVPICIDLDRFVERSNGVFGKSGTGKSFLTRLLISGIIKKQAAVNLMFDMHSEYGWEAMREGKKVSTVKGLRQLFPGEVEIYTLDAESTKRRGVRDAQELYLSYDQIEIEDIRLIGYELGISEASLDNANILAAEYGKSWIIQLLNMNNEDIKIFCQEKQGHAGSIMSLQRKLLRLETLKYLRTACPHNYIDQILQSLDAGKHVVVEFGSQSNMLSYMLATNMITRRIHSSYVKKSEKFLQSKNPVDRPRQLVITIEEAHRFLDSKIVHQTIFGTIAREMRKYFVTLLVVDQRPSGIDNEVMSQVGTRITCLLNDEKDIEAIFTGVSGGQNLRSVLAKLDSKQQALILGHAVPMPVVIRTRAYDQQFYAEIGAMNWSELSDEELLPLAQKAKADLGF is encoded by the coding sequence ATGATAGAACAACCCCTAGGATCGGTTATTGAAGGATCGCTTAGTCAAGGGTTAGCGGTTCGGTTACATCCTGATATTTCAGTCGAACAGATGCGGGTGGGTAAATTTTTAGTGGTTCAAGGGGTGCGATCGCGGTTTTTTTGTCTTTTAACGGATGTTTCTTTGGGGACCGCTAACCCGCGTATCTTAGCGAACCCTCCTAGTTTTGAAGATAGTTTTATGCGGGATGTTTTGGCCGGGAGTGGGACTTACGGTAAGGTAGAATTAGCCCCGATGTTGATGTTTACTCCCATTGAAGGGGAAGAAAAAAAGGAGTCAAATAACAATAATGGTGACAGTTCTTTAGGATCGTTTCAAGCACAAAGTAGTGCCGATCTCGAATTACTTCCAGTTAAAACTATTCCAGCACATTTTAGTCAGGTTTATGAAGCATCGGAGGAGGATTTTCGCTGCGTTTTTGGTTGGGAAGATGATCCCACACGGCGTAATTTTGTGATCGGTAAACCCCTAGATATGGATGTGCCTATCTGTATTGATTTAGATCGCTTTGTGGAACGCAGTAACGGCGTTTTTGGAAAGTCGGGAACAGGTAAATCTTTTTTGACTCGCTTGTTAATTTCGGGCATTATTAAGAAGCAAGCTGCCGTTAATTTAATGTTTGATATGCACTCAGAATATGGGTGGGAAGCGATGCGAGAAGGCAAAAAGGTTTCGACGGTAAAAGGGTTACGTCAATTGTTCCCTGGAGAGGTGGAAATTTATACCCTAGATGCGGAATCTACTAAACGAAGAGGGGTTAGGGATGCCCAAGAATTATACTTGAGTTATGATCAAATTGAAATAGAAGATATTCGTCTAATAGGATATGAATTAGGGATCTCGGAAGCAAGTTTAGATAATGCTAATATTCTGGCGGCTGAATATGGAAAATCTTGGATTATTCAGCTATTAAATATGAATAACGAAGATATCAAGATTTTCTGTCAAGAAAAACAAGGTCATGCGGGGTCTATTATGTCCCTGCAACGGAAATTATTACGCTTAGAAACCCTCAAGTATTTACGCACAGCTTGTCCCCATAATTATATCGATCAAATCTTGCAATCTTTGGATGCGGGTAAGCACGTTGTCGTAGAATTTGGATCACAGTCTAATATGCTATCCTATATGTTAGCAACGAATATGATTACCCGTCGTATTCATAGCAGTTATGTTAAGAAATCAGAAAAGTTTCTTCAGTCAAAAAATCCTGTGGATCGTCCAAGACAATTGGTGATTACCATTGAAGAAGCGCATCGCTTTTTAGATTCTAAAATTGTCCATCAAACGATTTTTGGAACCATTGCTAGGGAAATGCGGAAATATTTTGTTACTCTTTTAGTAGTGGATCAAAGACCATCAGGAATTGATAATGAAGTAATGTCCCAAGTGGGAACCCGTATTACTTGTTTATTGAATGATGAAAAGGACATTGAAGCGATTTTTACAGGGGTTTCTGGTGGGCAAAATTTACGGTCAGTTTTAGCTAAATTAGATTCTAAACAACAAGCTTTAATTTTAGGCCATGCTGTCCCGATGCCAGTGGTTATTAGAACTCGCGCGTATGATCAACAATTCTATGCGGAAATAGGCGCAATGAATTGGTCAGAATTATCTGATGAAGAGTTGTTACCTCTGGCACAAAAAGCTAAAGCCGATTTAGGCTTTTAG
- a CDS encoding (2Fe-2S) ferredoxin domain-containing protein, whose amino-acid sequence MDKQRRSVMICQHSACKIEGAAKVFLAFHLANLPPDVVIMSTGCQGQCSSGPTVRILPEETWYCRVKPQDVTLIVEQHLRGGQPVKEKLHPRIHLYG is encoded by the coding sequence ATGGATAAACAACGGCGATCGGTGATGATCTGTCAGCATTCTGCCTGTAAGATAGAGGGTGCAGCTAAAGTCTTCTTAGCGTTTCACCTAGCCAATTTACCCCCTGATGTAGTAATCATGTCTACGGGATGTCAAGGACAGTGTAGCAGTGGTCCAACGGTGCGTATTTTACCCGAAGAAACCTGGTATTGTCGCGTTAAACCCCAAGATGTGACCTTAATTGTAGAACAGCATCTTAGAGGGGGACAACCCGTAAAAGAGAAACTCCATCCTAGAATACATTTGTATGGATAG